The sequence GTATGGGTGATGGAAATGTACCATACTCTTACACATTTTTCTCTACTTAATGAAGTATGGTTGCTGCATTTTCTGCACAACCTTGAAGTTGAAAACAACACTCCAATATCCTCTCAATTCTCTGCCATTCTACCCCAAGAAACCGATCcaaaattataacaaaaaatcatccaaacaaATAAACTTTATCATGGCCTCAGAGCTCAGTTTCTGATTTGAAAACTTTCTAGGCGTAATCTGTGAAAGTTAAGACTTTTGGGAGCACCAACGAAGTGTCCTCAACAACAAAAACCAACAAAcaattctgaaaatgaagggatCCAGCAGTAGCAGTGAGGTAAAAGCTCCAGTCTTTGATGGGAAGAATTATGATTTTTGGAGAATAAGAATGACAACCATTTTCAAATCCTATGATCTATGGGATATGGTTCAACACGGGTATGAACTACCTGAGATGGAGATCGATGCTCTAGAGGAGGATCTCACAGAAACACAACTCAAAACACTGAAGCAGAATCAGATGGAGGATGCTAGAGCACTTGGAATCATTCAAGGTGCTGTCTCAGACACCATTTTCCCAAGGATATCAAATGAAGATATTGCATATGGAGCTTGGGAAGTTTTACAGCAAGAGTACATAGGAGACACTAAAGTTAGAAAGGTAAAACTTCAGTCCCTTAGAAGAGATTTCGAGTATACAAGAATGAGGGAAAATGAGATGATAAAAGACTATTTCACTAGGCTGTTTGATGTTGTAAACAAGATGAAAACATATGGTGAGGAACTGCCTAATGAAAGAATTGTCCAAAAATTGTTGATTAGTTTGACTAAACCCTATGACTCAATAGTGAGtgttataaaaaaaaccaaagacacTGAAACTCTCAGTGTGCAAGATGTGATGGCATCCTTAAGAGCTTTTGACCAAAGACTCGAGAGGCATGCTGATTTTGCACTTGAGAAAGCCTTTCAATCACTCAATGTTGGATCTGGTAATCAAGCCAGTGTAAGCAATCAGAAACCACAGTGGAAGGGCAAGAACAAGAAATGGGAAGGGAAAGGGCTTCATAACTCTAGACCTAACTAAGGCAGCAACATTAATGTAGGTCCAAGAACCAAAGAACAATGCAAACATTGTGACAAATTTCATCTTGGAGAGTGTTGGTTCAAAGACAAGCCTAGGTGCCACAAATGCAACAGGTTTGGGCACATTATGAGGACTGTAGATCAAAGAATGTGCAGCAAGTGAACTGTGCAAACCAAGTGGAGGAAGAAGCAAATGTATTATGTGCCTTCAGTGTAAAAGTGGAGAAAAACAATGAAGTGTGGTACATTGATAGTGGCTACAGCAACCACATGACTGCACATGAGTCATTACTCATTGACATTGACACAAACTTAACTAGAAAAGTGAAAATGGGAGGTGGAAACATTGTCAAGGCCATTGGAAGAGGAACTCTGGTTATCAACaccaagaaaggaagaagatgcaTAAGGGAGGTGATGCTAGTGCCAAGACTGGATGAAAACCTACTTAGTGTGGGtcaaatgatggagcatggGTATTTCCTACTCTTTGGGGGAACTGTGGTTGAGATCTATGATGACAGATCCTTATCAAATTTGGTGACCAAAGTAGAAGTGAAAAATAGAAGCTTTCCACTTGTGTTGAGGTACTTAGAAGAAGTGGCAAGGAAAGCAAGTGTGACAGGTTCTATGAAACTATGGCACAAGAGGTTTGGTCACTTAAACATGACAAGCCTAGAAAATCTACAAAAGTATGAAATGGTACAAGGGATACGTAAGATGGATCACTGCAATGAAACCTATGAAGGATATGCTTTTGGGAAGCATCACAAGGATCCATTTGAAGTTGGCAAGGCTTGGAGGGCAACAAAGCCACTCGAATTGATTCACACAGATGTGTATGGACCaatgaaaacaacaacaatcaGTGGAAACAAGTATTTCTTAACCTTCATTGATGACTGCTCACGGATGTGTTGGGTGTATTTCTTGAGGTTCAAGTATGAGGTATTCACaatattcaagaaattcaaggaaATGGTGGAATTGCAAAGTGGATACCAAATCAAAAGATTGAGAAATGATAGGGGAGGTGAGTGTACCTCACATGAGTTCAATGCATTATGTGAAAATGTGGGGTTGGAGAAGCAACTCACTGTGGCATATTCACCATAACAGAATGggattacagaaatgaagaataGGACTATAGTCGAAATGGCTAAGTCTATGATGCATGAGAAGAACATGCCTTATACAttctggggtgaagctgtgAACACCTCAGTGTACCTATTGAATAGGTGCCCTACTAAAACACTGGACAAGAAGACACCATTTGAAGTGTTCAGTGGAAGGAAGCC is a genomic window of Malus domestica chromosome 09, GDT2T_hap1 containing:
- the LOC103435584 gene encoding uncharacterized protein, whose amino-acid sequence is MKGSSSSSEVKAPVFDGKNYDFWRIRMTTIFKSYDLWDMVQHGYELPEMEIDALEEDLTETQLKTLKQNQMEDARALGIIQGAVSDTIFPRISNEDIAYGAWEVLQQEYIGDTKVRKVKLQSLRRDFEYTRMRENEMIKDYFTRLFDVVNKMKTYGEELPNERIVQKLLISLTKPYDSIVSVIKKTKDTETLSVQDVMASLRAFDQRLERHADFALEKAFQSLNVGSGNQASVSNQKPQWKGKNKKWEGKGLHNSRPN